AGCCCCGGCACGTAGCGACAGAGCAAAAAAGCGCCGACGCTGGCGACAGCCATGCCCATGACGTTGCCGATTACCACCGGCAGCCCCAGCGGATTGCACACGTAATTGACGATCAGCAAACACAACGGCGTGACAAACACCGCGCCCATGATTGCGCCGTTGATCGCGACCTTCCAGCCGCCGCCGAATATCAGCACCATCGCTGCCGGCAACGACACAAACGCGGCAAATATCGGTTGCCAACTGGTGGCCGTAACGGTCCAGCCCCACAGCAGGTTACTCAGCAGCAGCCCGAGCAACGAACTGGTGACCAGCCATGGCCATAAGCCGCTGCCGTAGCTGATCGCAAAGCCTTGCCAGGCTTTGCCGGTGCGATTGGCCCAATAGGCGAGGTAGGCGCCTGCGAGCAATCCGATTGAAGCGAACTCATGTTTGTAGAAGGCGACCTCGCTGATGTCACCGATGATCCAGCGCAACCAGGCACTTGGCTCCGGCAGGCTCGTTACCATGTGACTGTAGTCCGGCCAATGCGCCGACCAGGTTGTGCGGTAAGTGAATGAAAGCCAGGTGATCAACAGGGCGGTACCGATCAACAACCAGATGATCGTTACGTCCAGCGGTGACCTGCCGGCCAGGCGGTTCTGCGCTTTTGTGTTTTCCATCAGTCATGGCCCCTTATCAGCGCGGCAGACAAGGGTGCTGGGTGTAACCGAGCATCGCGTCATACATGTCGGCGCGACGATCGCGATGCAAATCGTTGAGGCTGTTCCAGATCGGTGCACTGCGCGAACTAGTGAGGTCGATGTCGGCAAACAGGATTTCCTGCTTGTCCGCCGACGCGACCTGGCCAATCGGCCAACCGTTGGTGCCGGCGATCAGCGAGCAACCGAGGTAACGCGCCCCGCGCTCTTCGCCAATCCGGCTCGCCGCCGCGATAAACACATTGTTGACGTGCGCCGCGGTCATCGTCAGGTACGACGCCATGCACTTGCCGGCCTCATCGAACAGCGGCGGCGGGGTCCATACCCAATTGTTCAAACTGCAAATAATGTCGGCGCCTTGCTGACTCAAAATGCGCGGTACTTCCGGGAACCAGATGTCCCAGCAAATCAACAGACCGATGCGGCCAATCGGTGTGTCGAACACCGGGAAACCCGTGTTGCCCGGGGTGAACCAGAGTTTTTCCAGGTTCCACAAATGCGCCTTGCGGTACTTGCCGATAAAGCCCTCAGGCCCGACCAGCACGCCGGTGTTGAACAGCTGCGCGCCGTCGCGTTCGGTCAAACCGGCGACCAGGTAAACGTTGTGCTGGCGAGCAAAATTCGCCCAGCTCTGCACGGTCGGGCCAGCGGGTACGGCCTCTGAATGCGCGAACGCATCCTGCCGATTGTTGAAAAAGTAACCGGTGGTTGAAAGCTCCGGCAGCACGATCAGATTTGCGCCGTCATTGGCTGCTTGCAGCGCTAAATCCAGGGTGTTGCGCAGATTGGCTTCGCGGTTCTCTAGCCCGACTTGTGGATCGAATTGCACGACTGCTACACGAACAGGGCTGGTTGGCTCACTCATTCCCGATGACCTCTTTTTATTGTTGTTCACGCTGTTTGATTGGCGTGTTCATAAGAGTCGAATCGGCAAAAGCGTGTAAGTCAGCCACTTCCGTTTAACTTGTAGTCCTTATCCTTAAGTACAAATTGTTCTGCGGGCAGGGCGTCGGGGGGATTAGCTCCTGACGACGTAATGCGGGTAGTCACTCAGCGCAAAACCACCGTTGAAGGTCGCGGCGGTCTTGCTGCAAATATGGATGACCGCATCCACGGCACCGCGAAAACACGGTTCGGTCCAGCCGGCATCCACCGAGAATGATTCACCGGAAAAATACAGACCCGACACGTGTCCGAAGTCGCGGTTGTACTTCATCAGGCTGACCGCATCGTAGTAGGTGCCGGGCCGGTACAACTTGGCACAACCGAGCGCATTTTTATCGCTCATCCAGCGATGCACCACGGCTTGATCAAGGCCAATGTACGGCGAGATTTTTTCCTGGATATTGGCCGAGTTCATCAGAATGCGGTCCAGTTCATTGGCGCAGCGGGTGACCAGTTCCTTGTCGCTGAAGAGGGCGAGTTTGCTGGCGTCATCCTCCCAGGTGTAACTCAGCAAAATGCAGTCGTAGCTGTAGTTGTCGTTGTAGCGGTAGGTGTAGACATCGTGGATGAAGCTGTCGGTGACGATGGCTTGCGGGATGTTGGTGTTCTTCGACAGGAATGATTTTTTTAACGGTGCAAAGACTTTGCAACTGGTCTCCCAGTGCGCGGTTTTATAGGCGTTGATGGTCGCGAAGGGCAGCATTTGCGGGGTGAAATTTTCGAGCCGAATCCGGGTTTCGATCAGCCAGGAGGGCAGGGTCATGATCACCGAGTCGAAGTCATCGAACTGCTCCAGCGCGTGCTCGGGTTGGCTGTGTTTCCAGTCGTAGTAAACGCGGATTTTCTGGTTCGGCAGTTTTTGCAGTTTCGTCACGGAAGAGTCGGTGAGCAAGCCGTTGCCTCGTTCCGCGCAGTGTTCGTAGAAAGACTTCGTGGTTTCTTCGGTTCGCATGAACAGCAGGCATTCGTTGAGCGCGGCGAGCCCGACGTAGCGCGGGCGCTCGAAGCTCAGGCCCTTGGAGTCGAAAACTGCTTCGTCGTGCAAACTTGGCGAATCCAGCGGCTCGCCCATCGCGTCCACACGGCCGAGGATCAATTGCAACCGGCTGCTGAACCCGAAAATGGCGGTGCGCAATGGATAGAGCGAGCAGACGTCGTAAAACGCTCCCCAACTGCCGTCGCCGATGCCGATGGCGTAGAAAATCGCCGACTCTTCTGGTGACATGCCCATTCCGCCGAAGTCTCCCGGCGCGTGCTCATCCCAGGCGAGCACGGCCGGCATGCGCACCAGATCGCGGAATGAAACCCTCTCGTATTTTTCGACGATGGCGGCCCACATCGCTTCCCACGCCTCGCCGGCGTAAGCGTCTGCGACGTGGCGGGTCATGCGATCGGCGAAGGCTTTCCACTTTGCATAGACCCTTTGCAGGTCTGCGCCGGGTGGCGGTGTCTGGCCATCAGCGTTCTTCCAGATCAGCATGTGTGGGCTTGGCCCGTCGCCCATGCTGCCTTCGCGCAGATAGATCCCGGTCGAGCTGACCCATTGGCTGCCGGGGTTGGCGAAGTCTGCATGCGCGAGGTCGAAGGCTTTGGCGTAGTAAGCCATCAGCGAGCGGCCTTCCGTGGCTGCCTCGCCAGCGCGATTGAAGAAGGGCATACGCATCGCGCCCATTTCAAACGGTGTATGCGGTTTGCTCGATTTCGCGCTTCCGGCAACCGTCAGGTGGCGGCCGCCGATGCGTCGGGCTTGCTCGATCAAGGTGATGTCGGTGAAGCCGCATCGATAGAGTTCGCGTGCCGCCGTGAGCCCAGTGACACCGGCACCGATGATGCAGATTTTGTGTTGCAGGTCAGTTGCCGTGGCGATGCCGTTTTCCTGTTCAACCAGTGCTCGATAGTCGAAGCACAAGTCAGGCGGATTGGGAAAACGCGCTTTCCACTTGTCTTTGGCCGAGCGCTTGGTTCGATGGCTGCCGAGTACGGATGACGGGTAGCTGTAGCCTGAGCCGATGGTCATTGTCGATCTTCCCTGATGATGTTGACTGGGTAAGATCTTGAGCGATCGAGCGGGCTGCGGATATCAGCCAAGTGCCGCGCGTAGAGGGTCTGAATTCCGTTTGTTATGTGGGAAAAATACCTGTTCAGCCGCGCTGCAAAGCAACCCCTGTAGGAGCGAGGCTTGCCCGCGAAAGCGCAGTGTCAGGCAATAAGGTTTCGACTGACACACTGCCTTCGCGGGCAAGCCTCGCTCCTACATTGCTGGAGGGTGGTTGGCCTCAAGCCGCTTGCTGGAACTGCTGCCGGTACTGGTTCGGCGACAGTTCTGTGT
The window above is part of the Pseudomonas prosekii genome. Proteins encoded here:
- a CDS encoding nitrilase family protein, with translation MSEPTSPVRVAVVQFDPQVGLENREANLRNTLDLALQAANDGANLIVLPELSTTGYFFNNRQDAFAHSEAVPAGPTVQSWANFARQHNVYLVAGLTERDGAQLFNTGVLVGPEGFIGKYRKAHLWNLEKLWFTPGNTGFPVFDTPIGRIGLLICWDIWFPEVPRILSQQGADIICSLNNWVWTPPPLFDEAGKCMASYLTMTAAHVNNVFIAAASRIGEERGARYLGCSLIAGTNGWPIGQVASADKQEILFADIDLTSSRSAPIWNSLNDLHRDRRADMYDAMLGYTQHPCLPR
- a CDS encoding flavin monoamine oxidase family protein, whose protein sequence is MTIGSGYSYPSSVLGSHRTKRSAKDKWKARFPNPPDLCFDYRALVEQENGIATATDLQHKICIIGAGVTGLTAARELYRCGFTDITLIEQARRIGGRHLTVAGSAKSSKPHTPFEMGAMRMPFFNRAGEAATEGRSLMAYYAKAFDLAHADFANPGSQWVSSTGIYLREGSMGDGPSPHMLIWKNADGQTPPPGADLQRVYAKWKAFADRMTRHVADAYAGEAWEAMWAAIVEKYERVSFRDLVRMPAVLAWDEHAPGDFGGMGMSPEESAIFYAIGIGDGSWGAFYDVCSLYPLRTAIFGFSSRLQLILGRVDAMGEPLDSPSLHDEAVFDSKGLSFERPRYVGLAALNECLLFMRTEETTKSFYEHCAERGNGLLTDSSVTKLQKLPNQKIRVYYDWKHSQPEHALEQFDDFDSVIMTLPSWLIETRIRLENFTPQMLPFATINAYKTAHWETSCKVFAPLKKSFLSKNTNIPQAIVTDSFIHDVYTYRYNDNYSYDCILLSYTWEDDASKLALFSDKELVTRCANELDRILMNSANIQEKISPYIGLDQAVVHRWMSDKNALGCAKLYRPGTYYDAVSLMKYNRDFGHVSGLYFSGESFSVDAGWTEPCFRGAVDAVIHICSKTAATFNGGFALSDYPHYVVRS